Proteins encoded together in one Astatotilapia calliptera chromosome 7, fAstCal1.2, whole genome shotgun sequence window:
- the barhl1b gene encoding barH-like homeobox 1b isoform X1, giving the protein MEASANGSSFGIDSLLSHRPGSPVSKGDSLVGECRSPLEFSPRSDVESGCSSPPSPRRECVDEVAQRQGHGVGLPPHLQHAQISAGSQQRTVTSSFLIRDILADCKPLAACAPYSSNGQPTQEAGRLASKIADDFMEKIHSNSSSDSEYKVKEEGDREISSSRDSPQVRLKKPRKARTAFTDHQLAQLERSFERQKYLSVQDRMELAASLNLTDTQVKTWYQNRRTKWKRQTAVGLELLAEAGNYSALQRMFPSPYFYPQSLVSNLDPGAALYLYRGPSAPPPALQRPLVPRILLHGLQGASEPPPPPPPLPPMSGVLPRPAQQR; this is encoded by the exons ATGGAGGCGTCCGCCAATGGGTCCAGTTTTGGCATCGACTCTCTGCTGTCCCACAGGCCTGGGAGTCCGGTGTCCAAAGGGGACAGTCTGGTGGGAGAGTGCCGCTCCCCTCTGGAGTTCAGCCCCAGATCAGACGTGGAGAGCGGCTGTTCGTCGCCTCCGTCGCCGAGGAGGGAGTGCGTGGATGAGGTAGCCCAGAGGCAAGGTCACGGCGTCGGCCTACCACCGCACCTGCAACACGCGCAGATATCTGCTGGGTCGCAGCAGAGGACCGTGACCTCGTCGTTTCTCATCAGAGATATTCTCGCGGACTGTAAGCCTCTGGCTGCCTGCGCTCCTTACTCCAGCAATGGACAGCCGACTCAGGAGGCGGGGAGGCTGGCCTCGAAGATCGCGGACGACTTTATGGAGAAAATCCACAGCAACTCATCGTCAGACAGTGAATATAAAG tgaaagaggagggagacagagagatcTCAAGCAGCAGAGACAGCCCTCAGGTCCGGCTGAAGAAGCCCAGGAAGGCCCGGACAGCCTTCACAGACCACCAGCTGGCCCAACTGGAGCGCAGTTTCGAGCGGCAGAAGTACCTGAGCGTCCAGGACCGCATGGAGCTGGCGGCCTCCCTCAACCTCACCGACACGCAGGTCAAGACCTGGTACCAGAACCGGAG GACAAAGTGGAAGAGGCAGACGGCGGTAGGACTCGAGCTTCTGGCCGAAGCTGGAAACTACTCCGCCCTGCAGAGGATGTTCCCGTCCCCGTACTTCTACCCGCAGAGCCTGGTGTCCAACCTGGACCCCGGAGCTGCCCTCTATCTGTACAGAGGCCCATCGGCGCCCCCGCCGGCCCTGCAGAGACCCCTGGTTCCTCGGATCCTGCTCCACGGCCTGCAGGGGGCCAGCGAGCCGCCACCTCCTCCGCCTCCCCTGCCTCCTATGAGCGGCGTGCTTCCCCGGCCAGCTCAGCAGCGGTGA
- the barhl1b gene encoding barH-like homeobox 1b isoform X2, with the protein MEASANGSSFGIDSLLSHRPGSPVSKGDSLVGECRSPLEFSPRSDVESGCSSPPSPRRECVDEVAQRQGHGVGLPPHLQHAQISAGSQQRTVTSSFLIRDILADCKPLAACAPYSSNGQPTQEAGRLASKIADDFMEKIHSNSSSDSEYKVKEEGDREISSSRDSPQVRLKKPRKARTAFTDHQLAQLERSFERQKYLSVQDRMELAASLNLTDTQVKTWYQNRRTKWKRQTAVGLELLAEAGNYSALQRMFPSPYFYPQSLVSNLDPGAALYLYRGPSAPPPALQRPLVPRILLHGLQGASEPPPPPPPLPPMSGVLPRPAQQRVLDARSSAKRLQQLVTGLELTADRGSAWGQLVSGSTTTTTTTPPFILTNFNQPPMHQPHSHPPSLCGPKLFGHGALGVKGVQADGHDLACRMLTIRQKTLIGFN; encoded by the exons ATGGAGGCGTCCGCCAATGGGTCCAGTTTTGGCATCGACTCTCTGCTGTCCCACAGGCCTGGGAGTCCGGTGTCCAAAGGGGACAGTCTGGTGGGAGAGTGCCGCTCCCCTCTGGAGTTCAGCCCCAGATCAGACGTGGAGAGCGGCTGTTCGTCGCCTCCGTCGCCGAGGAGGGAGTGCGTGGATGAGGTAGCCCAGAGGCAAGGTCACGGCGTCGGCCTACCACCGCACCTGCAACACGCGCAGATATCTGCTGGGTCGCAGCAGAGGACCGTGACCTCGTCGTTTCTCATCAGAGATATTCTCGCGGACTGTAAGCCTCTGGCTGCCTGCGCTCCTTACTCCAGCAATGGACAGCCGACTCAGGAGGCGGGGAGGCTGGCCTCGAAGATCGCGGACGACTTTATGGAGAAAATCCACAGCAACTCATCGTCAGACAGTGAATATAAAG tgaaagaggagggagacagagagatcTCAAGCAGCAGAGACAGCCCTCAGGTCCGGCTGAAGAAGCCCAGGAAGGCCCGGACAGCCTTCACAGACCACCAGCTGGCCCAACTGGAGCGCAGTTTCGAGCGGCAGAAGTACCTGAGCGTCCAGGACCGCATGGAGCTGGCGGCCTCCCTCAACCTCACCGACACGCAGGTCAAGACCTGGTACCAGAACCGGAG GACAAAGTGGAAGAGGCAGACGGCGGTAGGACTCGAGCTTCTGGCCGAAGCTGGAAACTACTCCGCCCTGCAGAGGATGTTCCCGTCCCCGTACTTCTACCCGCAGAGCCTGGTGTCCAACCTGGACCCCGGAGCTGCCCTCTATCTGTACAGAGGCCCATCGGCGCCCCCGCCGGCCCTGCAGAGACCCCTGGTTCCTCGGATCCTGCTCCACGGCCTGCAGGGGGCCAGCGAGCCGCCACCTCCTCCGCCTCCCCTGCCTCCTATGAGCGGCGTGCTTCCCCGGCCAGCTCAGCAGCG GGTGCTGGATGCGCGCTCCTCTGCCAAACGGCTCCAACAGCTGGTGACCGGGCTGGAGCTGACTGCAGACCGGGGATCAGCGTGGGGACAGCTGGTCAGCGGCTCCACCACAACTACCACCACAACCCCTCCCTTCATCCTTACAAATTTCAATCAGCCACCCATGCACCAACCCCACTCTCATCCTCCAAGTCTGTGTGGACCCAAGTTATTCGGCCATGGCGCTTTGGGGGTTAAAGGAGTTCAGGCTGACGGACACGACTTGGCATGTAGGATGTTAACGATTAGACAAAAGACTTTAATAGGTTTTAATTGA